One Caldalkalibacillus uzonensis DNA segment encodes these proteins:
- a CDS encoding ABC transporter substrate-binding protein codes for MKKLSITMILFISLSVILSGCFAAQEDIKTVRVAEVTRSIFYAPQYVALTQGFFEEEGLKVELTTTWGGDKTMTTLLSDGADIALVGSETSIYVYQQGSEDPVINFAQLTQTDGTFLVSREKIEDFSWDDLKGSVFLGQRKGGMPQMVGEYVLKKHGIDPQRDLELIQNVDFGNIPNAFASGTGEFVQLFEPQATIFEMEGIGHVVASFGVESGHVPYTSYMAKQSYITKNEEVIQRFTNALYRAQQWVYEQPSEEVAKVIAPFFEDTDHDVLVQVIDRYKEQKSFKPDPLLEKSHWELLQDIIEEAGELKERVDYEVLVNSTFAERAKGQ; via the coding sequence ATGAAGAAGCTTTCCATAACCATGATTTTGTTTATCAGTTTGTCCGTGATCTTGAGCGGATGTTTCGCAGCACAGGAAGACATAAAAACGGTCCGTGTGGCAGAAGTGACCCGTTCGATCTTTTATGCTCCGCAATACGTTGCTCTGACCCAAGGTTTTTTTGAAGAAGAAGGACTCAAGGTGGAGCTTACCACCACCTGGGGCGGGGACAAAACGATGACCACGCTTTTGTCTGACGGGGCAGACATTGCCCTGGTCGGCAGTGAAACCAGCATCTACGTTTACCAGCAAGGCAGTGAAGACCCGGTGATTAACTTTGCCCAGCTCACCCAAACGGATGGCACGTTCCTGGTCTCTAGAGAAAAAATAGAGGATTTCTCCTGGGATGACCTGAAAGGAAGCGTCTTTCTCGGGCAACGCAAAGGGGGCATGCCCCAGATGGTGGGTGAGTATGTGTTGAAAAAGCATGGCATTGATCCCCAGCGTGATTTGGAGTTGATTCAAAATGTCGATTTTGGCAATATCCCAAATGCCTTTGCCTCTGGAACAGGAGAATTCGTCCAGTTGTTTGAGCCCCAGGCCACCATTTTTGAAATGGAAGGGATAGGCCATGTGGTGGCCTCCTTTGGAGTAGAAAGCGGCCATGTTCCCTACACATCTTACATGGCCAAACAAAGCTACATCACCAAAAATGAAGAGGTGATCCAACGCTTTACCAATGCCTTGTACAGGGCGCAACAATGGGTTTATGAACAGCCCAGTGAGGAAGTGGCCAAAGTCATCGCCCCGTTTTTTGAAGATACAGATCACGACGTTCTGGTGCAAGTAATCGACCGTTACAAGGAACAAAAGTCGTTTAAACCGGATCCACTGCTGGAGAAGTCCCACTGGGAACTGTTGCAAGATATTATCGAGGAAGCCGGGGAACTGAAGGAACGCGTGGACTACGAGGTGCTGGTCAACAGCACATTTGCCGAACGGGCGAAGGGTCAATAA
- a CDS encoding ABC transporter ATP-binding protein encodes MSDPLLKMQNVTHVYVTVSEAKTAIENISLSIAAGEFVSLVGPSGCGKTTVLSCLAGILQPTAGHVLLGGKPIKGPSRQVGYMLQADYLFSWRTILDNVLIGLEVMGQLGNETKKHAQFLLNELGLGDYKHAYPSQLSGGMRQRAALVRTLVTNPDILLLDEPFSALDYQTKLKLEDLVFETLKKHGKSAVLVTHDIGEAIAMSDRIIVMDKNPGRIKREIIIPDHIRQVLPFDAREAEGFYDLFRMIWKELDEDEG; translated from the coding sequence ATGTCAGACCCTTTACTTAAAATGCAAAATGTAACCCATGTCTATGTCACTGTATCCGAAGCTAAAACAGCGATTGAGAATATCAGCCTCTCCATCGCAGCCGGAGAATTTGTCTCCCTGGTTGGTCCCAGCGGTTGTGGCAAAACCACTGTCTTGTCCTGTTTAGCTGGGATTTTGCAACCCACAGCAGGCCATGTCCTGCTGGGTGGCAAGCCAATTAAAGGCCCTTCCCGCCAGGTTGGTTATATGTTGCAAGCCGACTATTTGTTTTCCTGGCGCACCATCCTGGATAATGTCCTGATTGGTCTGGAAGTGATGGGCCAGCTGGGCAATGAAACAAAAAAACACGCCCAGTTTCTGCTCAATGAACTGGGTCTGGGGGACTATAAGCACGCTTACCCGTCCCAGCTCTCAGGAGGCATGAGGCAACGGGCGGCCTTGGTGCGTACCCTGGTCACCAATCCGGATATTTTGCTCCTGGATGAGCCGTTTTCCGCCTTGGATTATCAAACCAAGCTGAAGCTGGAGGATTTGGTTTTTGAGACCTTAAAGAAGCACGGCAAGTCAGCCGTACTTGTAACCCATGATATTGGGGAGGCCATCGCCATGAGCGACCGTATTATTGTCATGGATAAGAATCCGGGGCGGATCAAAAGGGAGATCATCATTCCTGACCACATACGCCAGGTCCTTCCCTTCGACGCCAGGGAAGCAGAGGGCTTTTATGATTTGTTCCGCATGATCTGGAAGGAGCTGGATGAAGATGAAGGTTGA
- the pckA gene encoding phosphoenolpyruvate carboxykinase (ATP): MLSVSIVSYPQALVELLQGDAHRNLPSARLIEHSLRRNEGYLTSNGALSTYTGKYTGRSPKDKFIVDEPSVRDHIHWGPVNQPIAEDVFERLYFKVVNYLKDKERFVFDGFAGCDDRYQLPIRVINEYAWHNLFARQLFVRPRADQLNHHEPQFTIVSAPGFKADPAVDDTNSEVFVIISFEKRIILIGGTEYAGEMKKSIFSVMNYLLPQQGVLSMHCSANVGVKGDVALFFGLSGTGKTTLSADPDRQLIGDDEHGWSEDGVFNIEGGCYAKCINLSAEKEPQIWNAIRFGTVLENVEVDRKTRIADYDSNRYTENTRAAYPIEYIPNARIPSVAGHPKTIIFLTADAFGVLPPIAKLSKEQAMYHFLSGYTSKLAGTERGVTEPEATFSTCFGAPFLPLPPHVYAEMLGEKMEKHDTDVYLVNTGWTGGPYGVGQRMHLPYTRAMVTAALNGELKETEYVQDPVFGLFIPKTCPNVPEKVLFPRNTWADPEAYDESARQLADRFIANFEKFADVSQAIKQAGPRLT, from the coding sequence ATGTTGTCTGTGAGTATTGTCAGTTATCCGCAAGCCTTGGTTGAATTGCTTCAAGGGGACGCCCATCGCAATCTGCCGTCCGCCCGGTTAATTGAACACAGTTTGCGGCGCAATGAGGGATACTTAACCTCCAACGGAGCCTTAAGTACGTATACCGGCAAATATACCGGACGTTCCCCCAAGGATAAATTTATTGTTGATGAACCCTCTGTCCGGGATCATATCCATTGGGGCCCCGTCAACCAACCCATTGCTGAAGATGTGTTTGAACGCTTGTATTTCAAAGTGGTCAACTACTTGAAAGATAAAGAACGTTTTGTGTTTGACGGCTTTGCCGGCTGTGATGACCGCTATCAACTGCCGATCCGGGTCATTAACGAGTATGCCTGGCATAACTTATTTGCCCGTCAGCTGTTTGTGCGGCCAAGAGCTGATCAGTTAAACCATCATGAACCTCAATTTACCATTGTGTCTGCCCCCGGTTTTAAAGCCGATCCGGCGGTCGACGACACCAACTCGGAAGTGTTTGTCATCATCAGTTTTGAAAAACGGATCATTTTAATCGGTGGCACCGAGTATGCCGGAGAAATGAAAAAATCCATTTTCAGCGTGATGAACTACCTGCTCCCGCAGCAAGGCGTGCTATCCATGCATTGCTCCGCCAACGTGGGCGTCAAGGGGGATGTGGCTCTGTTTTTCGGGCTGTCCGGCACAGGTAAAACCACCTTGTCCGCTGATCCCGACCGTCAGTTGATCGGTGATGACGAACATGGCTGGAGCGAGGACGGCGTTTTCAATATTGAAGGGGGCTGCTATGCCAAGTGCATTAATCTTTCGGCCGAGAAAGAACCCCAGATCTGGAACGCCATCCGCTTCGGCACGGTGTTGGAAAATGTGGAAGTGGATCGAAAGACACGCATCGCCGATTACGACAGCAACCGCTACACGGAAAACACGCGGGCTGCGTATCCCATTGAGTATATTCCCAATGCCCGCATCCCCAGTGTAGCCGGTCATCCCAAAACCATCATTTTCCTGACAGCCGATGCCTTTGGGGTGCTGCCTCCCATTGCCAAGCTGAGCAAAGAGCAGGCCATGTATCACTTCTTGTCCGGTTATACCAGCAAGCTGGCCGGAACCGAACGGGGAGTGACGGAACCGGAGGCCACTTTCTCCACCTGTTTCGGAGCCCCCTTCCTGCCGCTGCCTCCGCACGTTTATGCGGAAATGCTTGGGGAGAAGATGGAAAAGCATGACACTGATGTTTACCTTGTCAATACCGGCTGGACAGGCGGCCCCTATGGCGTCGGCCAACGGATGCACTTGCCCTATACCCGGGCAATGGTCACCGCCGCTTTAAACGGAGAACTGAAAGAAACAGAATACGTTCAAGATCCTGTTTTCGGATTGTTTATTCCTAAAACATGCCCCAATGTGCCGGAAAAGGTCCTCTTCCCCCGCAACACATGGGCTGATCCTGAGGCTTACGATGAAAGTGCCCGTCAATTGGCAGACCGATTCATCGCCAACTTTGAGAAATTTGCCGATGTTTCACAGGCCATCAAACAAGCCGGGCCCCGGCTCACTTGA
- a CDS encoding tetraprenyl-beta-curcumene synthase family protein codes for MPNIAAPHVPERPIPLMRDIYKKILPEVHLQLDIWKRKAGRMPDAELRQQALASMTTKQFHCEGGGIYGLIARPDRLHSVLRFIVAYQTISDYLDNLCDRSVSMDEANFRHLHQSMIDAVTGTFTADNYYQLQDNQEDGGYLRALVQTCHEALQNLPNYDLYKENVRILCELYCDLQVYKHIALDKREQALHTWWNKHRDRYPELEWYEFAAATGSTLGIFYYVALASYDEGTRELNDTVFEAYFPYIQGLHILLDYLIDQKEDREEGDLNFCFYYPSEEEKLQRIEWISREARNRASQLPNAPFHLMMVEGLLGMYLSSPKVKEQEDVLQISRRLLKRRKLSTWFFFLNAWYIHRKGRKI; via the coding sequence ATGCCTAACATCGCAGCACCCCATGTTCCCGAACGTCCCATTCCACTCATGCGGGATATCTATAAAAAAATATTACCTGAGGTTCATCTGCAGCTGGATATTTGGAAACGAAAAGCGGGGCGTATGCCAGATGCTGAATTGAGACAGCAGGCACTGGCTAGCATGACAACCAAGCAGTTTCATTGCGAAGGTGGAGGTATCTATGGCTTGATAGCCAGACCGGACCGCCTGCACAGTGTGTTAAGGTTTATTGTTGCTTATCAAACGATCAGCGATTATTTAGACAACTTGTGTGACCGGAGCGTGTCCATGGACGAAGCCAACTTCAGACATTTACACCAGTCTATGATCGACGCCGTCACAGGCACCTTCACGGCTGATAACTATTACCAGCTGCAGGACAATCAGGAGGATGGCGGCTACTTGCGGGCTTTAGTCCAAACCTGTCATGAAGCGCTGCAGAATCTGCCGAATTACGATTTGTACAAAGAGAATGTACGCATTCTGTGTGAACTGTATTGTGATTTGCAAGTGTACAAGCACATTGCCTTGGATAAACGTGAGCAAGCTTTACATACCTGGTGGAACAAGCACCGGGACCGTTATCCTGAACTGGAGTGGTATGAGTTTGCAGCGGCTACCGGCTCCACATTGGGCATCTTTTACTATGTTGCTCTGGCCAGTTATGACGAAGGGACCAGGGAATTGAATGACACCGTTTTTGAGGCTTATTTTCCTTATATCCAGGGGCTGCACATTTTACTCGATTATCTGATCGACCAAAAGGAAGACAGGGAAGAAGGAGATCTTAATTTCTGCTTTTATTATCCTTCTGAGGAAGAGAAACTTCAGCGGATTGAGTGGATTTCTCGAGAAGCACGAAACAGAGCCAGCCAGCTGCCTAATGCCCCCTTTCATCTTATGATGGTGGAAGGTTTGTTGGGCATGTACTTGTCCAGTCCCAAAGTGAAGGAACAGGAGGATGTCCTTCAGATTTCCAGACGACTATTAAAGAGGCGGAAGCTGTCCACTTGGTTTTTCTTTTTGAATGCCTGGTATATCCATCGCAAAGGGCGCAAAATATAG
- a CDS encoding Ger(x)C family spore germination protein, which produces MNPVVRRNMIGLGLTVLIFSQVFLLAGCWDRIEVDDLAIIQGVGIDKKDDQIELAVELSIPEGAAQGAGQDGGGGGAPPFYVEAATGKTVADALSKLQMKVPRQLFWGQTGLIVIGQSLAEDGIQGSLDFFGRYPDSRFRIKVFVTEEDPKKILGALPHLGDTSTEALKELAKMEVGLNVTLLEALDMLESDSIHLALPMVKTVPSQEGKGEMQTLSLEGSAVFRDDRMVGRIDEKVTRGLLWLRDEINMATITVAPEKGTGYITAELLESSTELRPKIEHGQWIITVKIETEDDVIQNASNLDLRNPEFVRNLERQLEKDIKDRVALALDVVQKGLKVDVFGFGTAFHHKYPKQWQEAKERWDEMFPEVKVYIEAKATVARPGLSAPPQGLPDKGVKEE; this is translated from the coding sequence ATGAACCCCGTTGTTAGACGGAACATGATTGGTCTTGGCTTAACAGTGTTGATCTTTAGCCAGGTTTTCTTGCTGGCCGGATGCTGGGACCGGATTGAAGTTGATGATCTTGCCATTATACAGGGAGTGGGGATTGATAAGAAAGATGATCAAATAGAGCTGGCAGTGGAGCTCAGCATTCCTGAAGGAGCGGCTCAGGGCGCAGGACAAGATGGGGGGGGAGGCGGTGCTCCCCCCTTTTATGTGGAAGCAGCGACAGGGAAAACCGTGGCTGATGCCCTATCCAAGCTGCAAATGAAAGTCCCCCGGCAGCTGTTCTGGGGACAGACCGGTTTGATTGTCATCGGTCAATCATTGGCTGAAGACGGGATTCAGGGGAGCCTGGACTTTTTTGGGCGTTATCCTGATAGCCGCTTTCGGATTAAGGTTTTTGTCACAGAAGAAGACCCAAAAAAGATTTTGGGAGCCTTGCCGCATCTGGGGGACACTTCAACAGAAGCCCTCAAGGAACTGGCCAAAATGGAAGTGGGGTTGAATGTGACCTTGCTGGAGGCATTAGACATGTTGGAAAGCGACTCAATTCATCTGGCATTACCGATGGTCAAAACAGTTCCGTCTCAAGAAGGAAAAGGTGAGATGCAAACTTTGTCACTCGAGGGTTCGGCCGTTTTTAGAGATGATCGGATGGTTGGCCGAATTGATGAGAAGGTGACAAGAGGACTATTATGGCTGAGAGATGAGATCAATATGGCTACCATTACCGTTGCACCGGAAAAGGGCACAGGGTATATTACCGCGGAGTTGCTTGAATCATCGACAGAGCTCAGGCCCAAAATTGAGCATGGCCAATGGATCATCACCGTCAAAATTGAAACAGAAGATGATGTGATCCAGAATGCCAGTAACCTCGACTTACGGAACCCTGAATTTGTCCGGAATTTAGAACGACAATTGGAAAAGGATATTAAAGACCGGGTGGCACTAGCCCTTGATGTAGTTCAGAAGGGACTTAAAGTGGATGTTTTTGGTTTTGGCACCGCTTTTCACCATAAGTATCCCAAACAATGGCAGGAAGCCAAGGAGCGTTGGGACGAAATGTTCCCCGAGGTAAAAGTGTATATTGAAGCGAAAGCAACGGTTGCCAGACCCGGCTTGTCTGCCCCGCCACAAGGGTTGCCAGATAAAGGGGTGAAGGAAGAATGA
- a CDS encoding Glu/Leu/Phe/Val family dehydrogenase, whose protein sequence is MSTLETQRTIEEAIDTLAGDERFLPELKGGSRKQKFESAKEILTTTDKIIKSYLRVSRDNGRVVRIPAYRIQHNNIAGFYKGGIRFSETVNEEEVENLAILMTLKNALHRLPFGGAKGGVVINPKQYSDRELYEVSKKYVQRFARDIGPEQDIPAPDVGTNEKIMDWMVGEYKTIHPGQNYLGSFTGKSIENGGAKGRREATGKGTYFSYCWLVHHWLKHWEAVEQNWPSSIHRQQFEVLKTLHDRSKEGNAIRVAVQGFGNVGSVAALEAAQCTRLNNQVVAVSDQYVTLYHEQGLDLKRLAQFTGGKGTLPSSEEELKMAGIKATLLPREAVLTLDVDVLVLAAIENQITTDNMDQVKAKVLVEGANAPITQVADSFLHQQGCVVIPDILANAGGVIVSYLEWKQDRVTQLYTEQEVFEEMYEHMAHTFQQVFEAYVRKGLKSIRQTCYLQAVKRLVTLLYRHGKLY, encoded by the coding sequence ATGAGCACTCTAGAAACTCAGCGCACGATAGAAGAAGCGATCGACACCTTGGCAGGAGATGAAAGGTTTCTTCCGGAACTGAAAGGAGGCAGCCGCAAACAAAAGTTTGAGTCAGCCAAAGAAATCTTAACCACTACCGATAAAATTATTAAAAGCTATCTGCGTGTGTCACGGGATAATGGCAGGGTGGTGCGCATTCCCGCCTACCGCATCCAGCATAACAATATCGCCGGATTTTACAAGGGAGGAATCCGGTTCAGCGAAACGGTCAATGAGGAAGAAGTGGAAAACCTGGCCATTCTGATGACTTTGAAAAATGCGCTGCACCGCCTCCCTTTTGGGGGAGCCAAAGGGGGTGTGGTCATCAATCCCAAGCAGTATAGTGACAGGGAACTGTATGAAGTTTCCAAAAAGTATGTGCAGCGGTTTGCCCGGGACATTGGCCCTGAACAGGATATTCCTGCACCAGATGTAGGAACAAATGAAAAAATAATGGACTGGATGGTGGGGGAATATAAAACGATCCATCCTGGACAAAACTATTTAGGTTCTTTTACCGGCAAAAGCATTGAGAACGGGGGAGCCAAAGGAAGGCGTGAAGCAACAGGAAAAGGCACCTATTTCAGCTATTGCTGGCTGGTACACCATTGGTTAAAGCATTGGGAGGCTGTTGAACAGAACTGGCCATCATCTATTCATCGCCAACAGTTTGAGGTATTGAAAACCTTGCATGATCGTAGTAAGGAAGGAAATGCCATCCGTGTTGCCGTTCAAGGGTTTGGCAACGTGGGCAGCGTAGCCGCACTGGAAGCCGCCCAGTGCACCAGATTGAACAATCAAGTGGTGGCCGTCAGTGACCAATATGTCACTTTGTATCATGAACAGGGGCTGGATCTTAAGCGGCTCGCCCAGTTTACCGGGGGAAAAGGTACGTTGCCTAGTTCAGAAGAGGAGTTAAAAATGGCAGGGATAAAGGCCACTCTTTTGCCCCGTGAAGCGGTCTTAACCCTGGATGTGGATGTCCTGGTTCTGGCTGCGATTGAAAACCAGATCACCACTGACAATATGGATCAGGTGAAGGCGAAAGTACTTGTGGAAGGAGCCAATGCCCCTATCACTCAGGTTGCCGACTCCTTTCTGCATCAGCAAGGATGTGTGGTCATCCCGGATATTCTGGCTAACGCCGGCGGGGTGATTGTCTCTTATCTGGAATGGAAACAGGACCGGGTCACCCAGCTGTATACGGAACAGGAAGTTTTTGAAGAGATGTATGAGCATATGGCCCACACGTTCCAGCAGGTATTTGAGGCTTATGTCAGGAAGGGATTGAAGTCGATTCGCCAAACCTGTTATCTGCAGGCCGTCAAGCGGCTGGTCACCCTGCTGTACCGTCATGGTAAGTTGTATTAA
- a CDS encoding ABC transporter permease, with product MKVDPRQIHHRYLTAKWQERLKVTMVQVALLIGFLVLWELASVQKWINPLIFSQPSRIWSLLLEKMADGTLWPHVSVTFLETLAGFLLGTICGTILATMIWWSPFLDKVLEPYLVVLNSMPKVALGPLLIVGLGPGFLSIMAMALAITVIITTIVVYTSFKEVDPNYIKVIKTFGGNKRQVYQKVIFPASFPTIISTLKVNVGLAWVGVIVGEFLVAKQGLGYLIIYGFQVFNFTLVLMSLLMIACLATVMYQGVYYLEKRLLGNRVS from the coding sequence ATGAAGGTTGATCCCAGACAGATTCACCACCGCTATCTCACAGCCAAATGGCAGGAACGGCTGAAGGTGACCATGGTGCAGGTGGCACTGTTAATTGGCTTTCTGGTTTTGTGGGAGCTGGCCTCCGTACAAAAATGGATCAATCCGCTGATTTTCAGCCAGCCGTCACGTATCTGGAGTCTGTTGTTAGAAAAAATGGCAGACGGCACATTGTGGCCCCACGTTTCCGTCACCTTTCTGGAAACATTGGCGGGATTCTTGCTTGGCACGATTTGCGGGACCATCTTGGCCACCATGATCTGGTGGTCTCCCTTTCTGGATAAGGTGCTGGAACCCTATCTGGTCGTCTTGAACAGCATGCCCAAGGTGGCTTTGGGACCTTTGCTCATCGTAGGCCTGGGACCCGGCTTCTTGTCTATTATGGCGATGGCACTGGCCATCACCGTGATTATTACCACGATTGTGGTGTACACCAGTTTCAAAGAAGTGGATCCCAACTATATCAAGGTGATCAAAACATTTGGCGGAAACAAGCGGCAAGTGTATCAAAAAGTCATTTTTCCTGCTTCTTTCCCCACGATTATATCCACCTTGAAAGTAAATGTGGGGCTGGCTTGGGTCGGTGTGATTGTGGGTGAATTCTTGGTGGCCAAACAAGGGTTAGGCTATCTGATCATTTACGGCTTTCAAGTGTTCAATTTTACATTGGTACTGATGAGCTTACTGATGATCGCCTGTCTGGCCACCGTGATGTATCAGGGGGTTTATTATCTGGAAAAACGGCTGTTGGGCAATAGAGTAAGCTGA
- a CDS encoding GerAB/ArcD/ProY family transporter — MQQTKGVKMIAQTAGILAFTAMVTGHSITLMNMHEKEFGSILPVFEFGFLPSLLGAAMLCSIWVEALFLLLVPLKDPGERGLLGFWITGISLNVLMMLSTTTGTIMIFGMGQADNFTHPALETLRILTLGFIDRFDVYGLFLMSFGCFIRTSFYLRLSYDLIAPRFLKGKQLERGALWTCGLAAGLLGWYIARDRSLFEHYTLYYTYFIFLFPLPFLLMLMSWIRTTGRNIQRGNFN, encoded by the coding sequence ATGCAGCAAACAAAAGGGGTTAAGATGATTGCCCAAACAGCAGGCATCTTGGCGTTTACCGCCATGGTTACCGGCCACTCCATTACCTTAATGAATATGCACGAAAAGGAGTTTGGATCTATCTTGCCTGTCTTTGAATTTGGCTTCTTACCTTCTCTGCTGGGAGCGGCCATGTTGTGCAGTATCTGGGTGGAGGCCTTATTCCTGCTGCTTGTACCGCTAAAAGATCCTGGTGAAAGAGGGCTCCTAGGGTTCTGGATTACCGGGATATCCTTAAACGTCTTAATGATGCTTTCCACTACGACAGGTACGATCATGATTTTCGGCATGGGACAAGCCGATAACTTTACCCACCCTGCGCTGGAAACGTTACGGATTTTGACACTGGGCTTTATTGACCGGTTTGATGTGTACGGCTTATTTTTGATGAGTTTTGGCTGTTTTATCCGTACATCCTTTTATTTAAGACTCAGTTACGACCTGATTGCCCCCCGTTTTTTAAAAGGAAAGCAGCTTGAACGGGGCGCTTTGTGGACATGTGGTCTGGCAGCAGGTTTATTGGGTTGGTATATTGCCAGGGACCGGTCATTGTTTGAACATTATACACTCTATTACACGTATTTCATCTTCTTGTTTCCATTACCTTTCTTGCTTATGTTAATGTCCTGGATCAGAACAACCGGCAGAAATATCCAAAGGGGCAACTTTAATTAA
- a CDS encoding sulfurtransferase TusA family protein → MTEEIKTDLVYDAGPTGCGELIMNVFRKMKTLDTGQIIKVVSYDSGAKEDLPAWCRLQGHQLLKIEDSGVGRHYWIKKGK, encoded by the coding sequence ATGACAGAGGAGATTAAAACGGATCTGGTTTATGATGCAGGACCGACAGGATGCGGAGAGTTGATTATGAATGTGTTTCGTAAAATGAAGACGCTGGATACGGGGCAAATCATCAAGGTGGTCTCTTATGACAGTGGTGCAAAGGAAGATTTGCCGGCCTGGTGCCGCCTGCAGGGACATCAATTGTTGAAGATTGAGGACAGTGGTGTCGGTCGGCATTACTGGATCAAAAAGGGAAAATAG
- a CDS encoding gamma carbonic anhydrase, with the protein MILPYKGKTPQIASSAFIAQGVVITGDVKIGEETSIWYNTVLRGDVAPTIIGNRVNIQDNCTLHQSPDRPLIIEDEVTVGHNVILHACHIKQGTLIGMGAIVLDGAEIGEEAMVAAGALVPPGKKVPPRTLVIGSPAKVARELNEADYAELARIRQSYVEKGEYYKQLEQQWRNKQQT; encoded by the coding sequence ATGATATTACCTTATAAAGGAAAAACACCCCAAATTGCATCATCCGCTTTTATTGCCCAAGGGGTGGTCATTACCGGAGACGTCAAGATTGGGGAGGAGACAAGCATCTGGTATAATACAGTGCTGCGCGGCGATGTCGCTCCCACTATCATTGGCAACCGAGTGAACATTCAGGACAATTGCACCCTGCATCAGAGTCCTGACCGTCCACTTATCATTGAGGATGAAGTAACGGTCGGTCATAACGTCATTTTACATGCTTGTCATATCAAACAGGGCACACTCATTGGCATGGGCGCCATTGTGCTTGACGGTGCAGAAATTGGCGAGGAAGCAATGGTGGCCGCTGGTGCCCTGGTTCCCCCGGGTAAGAAAGTACCGCCACGCACACTGGTGATCGGATCACCGGCCAAAGTGGCCCGGGAGTTAAACGAAGCTGATTACGCCGAGCTCGCGCGTATCCGTCAGTCTTATGTGGAAAAAGGAGAGTACTATAAACAGCTGGAACAGCAATGGAGAAACAAACAACAAACGTGA
- a CDS encoding GerAB/ArcD/ProY family transporter encodes MLTKWETLFLLFMTLAIMGHVVILPPLYDVAGRDAWISALFSFPVGVLFVWAIYRLRLLFSGYDFPTISSTLLSKPVGTGLIFVLDAYYLFLSGYSAAALAEMINIGFLPETPVSALVLWLMLFCLYAANKRG; translated from the coding sequence ATGCTAACTAAATGGGAAACTTTATTTCTGTTGTTTATGACCCTGGCTATCATGGGTCACGTGGTCATATTGCCACCCCTGTATGATGTGGCCGGCAGAGATGCCTGGATTTCTGCCCTGTTCTCCTTTCCTGTAGGTGTTTTGTTTGTCTGGGCCATCTACCGCTTGCGGCTCTTGTTTTCAGGGTATGATTTCCCCACCATTTCCTCTACCCTGTTGAGCAAACCGGTTGGGACAGGGCTGATCTTTGTCCTGGATGCCTACTATTTATTTTTAAGCGGTTATTCTGCTGCGGCTCTCGCCGAAATGATCAACATCGGTTTTTTACCGGAGACCCCTGTCTCGGCTTTGGTGTTGTGGCTGATGCTGTTTTGTCTTTATGCAGCAAACAAAAGGGGTTAA